A genome region from Akkermansiaceae bacterium includes the following:
- a CDS encoding alpha-L-rhamnosidase N-terminal domain-containing protein, translating into MTSRFAPCFLTLGFFLIPLPSISAAAPPWRAQWIGPAQPPSAELTGAAWIWSDEPGIDPTRNAKPGSRFFRREIHLDPGAKLTSAIAVFTADNHFKLTVNGKHLGGGNDWQNPRTIDIAASLTSGANTIIVQGANEPEEGPLNAVGIIGKILIQQGGRAAQEIVTDASWQSAETASATTWKPVKVIGNLGIAPWGAIPSDAASAHANLWTCYRKKLTLRDKPATAFARIAVDSKYWLWINGKLAVYEGGLKRGPNPNDTYFDRVDLAPFLQQGENTIAALVWFWGKDGFSHKNSGKNGFVFELETGSGETLLSDSSWKTLRHPAYGRTGAPHPNYRMQEENIRFDARLDIGGWTAPGFDDSSWKPAATFGKPPAAPWNQLIERPIPQWRTGDLTKYVNAAELPKISNGKPIIARLPLNLSISPYLRIKAPAGLTIDMRTDNYKGGSEYNFRSEYITREGIQEFESLAYLNGHWMIYSIPPGVEILDLRYRETRYDTDYVGSFKSNDAFINTLATKARNTMNLNMRDCIQDPDRERAQWWGDAVILMNQILYTCDHRGTMLVRKAVDNLVDWQKPDGVLYSPVPTGSYDYELPMQMLTSVGMQGFWNYYIQTGDRQAIEKAYPAVKRYLALWTFGSDGLVVHRPGGWDWADWGENIDSPVIENAWFYQALEAAINMAELTGNDSDIPAYQAARRRIAENYNRVLWQGTEYRSPGYTGQTDERGHGVAVLFGLAKPDQYPAILKVFQNSFHASPYMEKFVLEALYQMGEPDAAITRMKKRYGKMVDSEWSTLWEGWGVGAEGFGGGSYNHGWAGGPLTLMHEYMAGIRPTSPAFATYSVKPQPGSLTKIKAASHTPKGLVNVEIQRERGRFLLRLASPQQTAATVHLPLKEYGLRAVRVNGLPLWLNGKSNGDVPGITPDGEADGWTSFTVAPGTWEFESR; encoded by the coding sequence ATGACATCCCGCTTCGCACCCTGCTTCCTCACTCTCGGATTTTTTCTAATTCCTCTCCCTTCGATCTCCGCAGCAGCGCCACCATGGCGGGCGCAATGGATCGGCCCCGCCCAGCCTCCAAGCGCGGAACTGACCGGCGCAGCATGGATCTGGAGCGATGAACCCGGCATCGATCCCACCCGCAACGCGAAACCCGGCAGCCGTTTTTTCCGCCGCGAAATCCATCTTGATCCCGGCGCGAAACTCACGTCCGCCATCGCCGTCTTCACGGCGGACAACCATTTCAAACTCACTGTCAACGGCAAGCACCTCGGTGGCGGCAACGACTGGCAGAACCCCCGAACCATCGACATCGCCGCATCCCTGACAAGCGGAGCGAACACGATCATCGTCCAAGGCGCGAACGAACCCGAAGAAGGGCCTCTCAACGCCGTCGGCATCATCGGCAAGATCCTCATCCAACAGGGAGGGCGCGCCGCCCAGGAAATCGTCACCGATGCATCATGGCAAAGCGCGGAAACCGCCAGCGCCACCACATGGAAGCCCGTGAAAGTCATCGGAAACCTCGGCATCGCCCCATGGGGTGCCATCCCATCGGACGCCGCCTCCGCCCATGCGAACCTCTGGACCTGCTACCGGAAAAAACTCACCCTCAGGGACAAGCCCGCCACCGCCTTCGCACGTATCGCCGTGGACTCGAAATACTGGCTCTGGATCAACGGCAAACTCGCCGTTTACGAAGGCGGCCTGAAACGCGGCCCCAACCCAAACGACACCTACTTCGACCGCGTGGATCTCGCTCCCTTCCTCCAACAAGGCGAGAACACCATCGCCGCACTCGTCTGGTTCTGGGGCAAGGACGGATTCTCCCACAAGAACAGCGGAAAAAACGGCTTCGTCTTCGAACTCGAAACCGGGTCGGGCGAGACCCTCCTCTCAGACTCGTCCTGGAAAACCCTCCGCCATCCCGCCTACGGCCGCACCGGCGCACCGCATCCGAACTACCGCATGCAGGAGGAAAACATCCGTTTCGACGCCCGCCTCGACATCGGCGGCTGGACCGCCCCCGGTTTCGACGACTCCTCCTGGAAACCCGCCGCAACCTTCGGCAAACCACCCGCCGCCCCTTGGAACCAACTCATCGAACGCCCCATCCCCCAATGGCGCACCGGCGATCTGACGAAATATGTGAACGCCGCGGAACTCCCCAAAATCAGCAACGGCAAACCCATCATCGCCCGCCTGCCTCTCAATCTCTCGATCTCGCCCTACCTCAGGATCAAGGCTCCCGCCGGCCTCACCATCGACATGCGCACCGACAACTACAAGGGCGGCAGCGAATACAACTTCCGCTCGGAATACATCACCCGCGAGGGGATCCAGGAATTCGAAAGCCTCGCCTACCTCAACGGCCACTGGATGATCTACTCGATCCCTCCCGGCGTCGAAATCCTCGACCTACGCTACCGCGAAACCCGCTACGACACCGATTACGTCGGCAGCTTCAAATCCAATGACGCCTTCATCAACACCCTCGCCACCAAGGCCCGCAACACGATGAACCTGAACATGCGCGACTGCATCCAGGACCCCGACCGCGAGCGCGCCCAGTGGTGGGGCGATGCCGTCATCCTCATGAACCAGATCCTCTACACCTGCGACCACCGCGGCACCATGCTCGTCCGCAAGGCAGTGGACAACCTCGTGGACTGGCAAAAACCCGATGGTGTCCTCTACTCCCCCGTCCCCACCGGCAGCTACGACTACGAACTGCCCATGCAGATGCTCACAAGCGTCGGAATGCAGGGATTCTGGAACTACTACATCCAGACCGGCGACCGCCAGGCCATCGAAAAGGCCTATCCCGCCGTCAAACGCTACCTCGCCCTCTGGACCTTCGGCTCCGACGGCCTCGTCGTCCACCGCCCCGGCGGTTGGGACTGGGCGGACTGGGGCGAAAACATCGACTCGCCCGTCATCGAAAACGCCTGGTTCTACCAAGCCCTCGAAGCCGCCATCAACATGGCCGAACTCACCGGCAACGATAGCGATATCCCGGCCTACCAAGCCGCCCGCCGCCGCATCGCGGAAAACTACAACCGCGTCCTCTGGCAGGGCACGGAATACCGCTCCCCGGGCTACACCGGCCAAACCGACGAGCGCGGCCACGGCGTCGCCGTCCTCTTCGGCCTCGCAAAACCCGATCAATACCCCGCCATCCTCAAGGTCTTCCAAAACAGCTTCCACGCCAGCCCCTACATGGAAAAATTTGTCCTGGAAGCGCTCTATCAGATGGGAGAACCGGACGCCGCCATCACCCGCATGAAAAAGCGCTACGGCAAAATGGTCGATAGCGAATGGTCCACCCTCTGGGAAGGCTGGGGCGTCGGCGCGGAAGGCTTCGGCGGCGGCTCCTACAACCACGGCTGGGCCGGCGGCCCGCTCACCCTCATGCACGAATACATGGCCGGCATCCGCCCGACCTCGCCCGCCTTCGCCACCTATTCGGTAAAACCCCAGCCCGGCTCTCTCACAAAGATAAAAGCCGCCTCCCACACGCCCAAGGGACTCGTGAATGTCGAAATCCAGCGTGAACGCGGACGTTTCCTCCTCAGGCTGGCGTCCCCGCAACAAACCGCCGCCACCGTGCATCTCCCGCTCAAGGAATACGGCCTTCGCGCCGTCCGCGTGAACGGCCTGCCGCTCTGGCTGAACGGAAAATCCAACGGCGATGTCCCCGGCATCACCCCGGACGGGGAGGCCGACGGCTGGACCAGCTTCACCGTAGCCCCCGGCACCTGGGAATTCGAATCCCGCTGA
- a CDS encoding response regulator transcription factor has product MKQPASVSTKISLMVVDDHAIVRMGLKAMLGLEPDFEVVAEAEDAEEAVARYRECLPDVMLLDLRMPGDSGVVVVRRILGEFPAARIIMLTSFDLEEEVFQSLDAGAQGYVLKSVERGELNRTIRRVHGGERCVPPAIEKRLAERAQNDPLSAREIEVLDHMRRGHSSRDIARALGISEHTAKNHTRAILRKLRVADRAEAVAAGFERGLLHASS; this is encoded by the coding sequence ATGAAACAGCCTGCGTCGGTCTCAACGAAAATCTCCCTCATGGTGGTGGACGATCATGCGATCGTGCGGATGGGACTGAAGGCGATGCTGGGGCTGGAGCCGGATTTCGAGGTCGTCGCGGAGGCGGAGGATGCGGAGGAGGCGGTGGCGCGTTACCGCGAGTGCCTGCCGGACGTGATGCTGCTGGATCTGCGCATGCCGGGTGACAGCGGCGTGGTGGTGGTGCGGCGCATTCTCGGCGAGTTTCCGGCGGCGCGCATCATCATGCTCACCAGCTTCGATCTGGAGGAGGAGGTTTTCCAATCGCTGGATGCCGGGGCGCAAGGCTATGTGCTGAAATCCGTGGAGCGCGGCGAGCTGAACCGCACGATACGCCGGGTGCATGGCGGGGAGCGCTGCGTGCCGCCCGCGATCGAGAAACGCTTGGCCGAGCGCGCCCAGAACGATCCGCTCTCCGCTAGGGAAATCGAGGTTCTCGACCACATGCGGCGCGGGCATTCAAGCCGTGACATCGCCAGGGCGCTGGGCATCAGCGAGCATACGGCGAAAAACCACACGCGGGCGATCCTGCGGAAGCTCAGGGTGGCGGATCGCGCGGAAGCGGTGGCGGCCGGGTTCGAGCGCGGACTGCTGCACGCCAGTTCCTGA
- a CDS encoding endo-1,4-beta-xylanase, whose amino-acid sequence MKLIPTVTALLLVATRLGALELPAGGFDMSASAKLTAYADGKVGTVGKLTPAGFRVSITHPDPANSFRAQVSIACPQGALAKGDKVLAVVTARVAGGETGSLEAKLQLAGAPYTQASNPTNISLSPAWADYPLLFVVENPIPEGKSSMNLFCANAAQVIEVSAIRVLRYAPETDVSRFPRVRRSYAGREADAPWRKAALERIEKIRKADCSLVLTDPTGKPLANTSVDLTLRRHEFGFGSAIPASLLVANTRDGERFREVVDRLFSIVVFENDLKDMWWGGSTPAHERAARNAELDKAFDWLGERRIAVRGHYLMQTAVPHNLSGMESPAIRSHFLETTRRRIGFAGDRVCEWDAINHPIAWTGAELLSTRPGLEKIDLEVLALARSLTLVPMFVNEDQLFRPGPQSDGTWAYLKELKDAGIRIDGLGNQAHLHESYLPSPEHVLAVTDRFAEVVQAQSITEFDIKTVDDEELAADYTRDLLIACFSHPAYTSFLLWGFWEGSHWEPTAASWKKDWSILKRGEVLEEWLGKRWRTEVTLTTDAAGRVQWRGFPGTYEIKLTADTRASARFSVGMSKPEGNATLPSP is encoded by the coding sequence ATGAAACTCATCCCGACAGTCACCGCTCTCCTCCTCGTCGCCACGCGCTTGGGAGCCTTGGAGCTTCCCGCAGGGGGATTTGATATGAGCGCCTCGGCCAAACTTACCGCTTACGCCGATGGCAAAGTGGGAACAGTCGGGAAACTCACGCCGGCAGGATTCCGGGTCTCCATCACCCATCCCGATCCCGCGAACAGCTTCCGCGCACAGGTCAGCATCGCCTGCCCGCAAGGGGCGCTCGCCAAGGGCGACAAGGTGCTCGCCGTGGTCACCGCCCGGGTAGCCGGGGGAGAAACCGGCTCTCTCGAAGCGAAGCTCCAGCTCGCGGGCGCGCCCTACACCCAAGCCTCCAACCCCACCAACATTTCCCTCTCCCCGGCATGGGCAGATTACCCGCTCCTCTTTGTGGTGGAAAACCCGATCCCGGAAGGCAAGTCCAGCATGAACCTGTTTTGCGCGAATGCCGCGCAGGTCATCGAGGTTTCCGCGATCCGTGTCTTGCGCTACGCGCCTGAAACCGACGTATCCCGTTTTCCCCGCGTCCGCCGCAGCTACGCAGGCCGCGAGGCGGATGCCCCCTGGCGAAAGGCCGCCCTCGAACGCATCGAAAAAATCAGGAAAGCGGATTGCTCCCTCGTCCTGACGGATCCCACCGGCAAGCCGCTCGCCAACACTTCGGTTGACCTCACGCTCCGGCGCCACGAGTTCGGCTTCGGCTCGGCGATCCCCGCGTCACTCCTTGTCGCGAATACCCGGGACGGCGAGCGCTTCCGCGAGGTCGTGGACCGCCTGTTCAGCATCGTGGTTTTCGAAAACGACCTCAAGGACATGTGGTGGGGGGGCTCGACGCCTGCGCACGAGAGAGCCGCGCGCAATGCGGAACTGGACAAAGCCTTCGATTGGCTCGGAGAGCGCCGCATCGCCGTCCGCGGCCACTACCTGATGCAGACCGCCGTGCCGCACAACCTCTCCGGGATGGAAAGCCCCGCCATCCGCAGCCATTTCCTGGAAACCACACGCCGGCGCATCGGGTTCGCCGGGGATCGTGTCTGCGAATGGGACGCGATCAATCACCCCATCGCGTGGACGGGCGCGGAACTGCTCAGCACCCGCCCCGGCCTGGAAAAAATCGACCTGGAAGTCCTCGCCCTGGCACGCAGCCTCACCCTCGTGCCGATGTTCGTGAACGAGGATCAACTCTTCCGCCCCGGCCCACAATCCGACGGCACATGGGCATACCTGAAGGAACTCAAGGACGCCGGAATTCGCATCGACGGCCTCGGCAACCAAGCGCACCTCCACGAGAGCTACCTTCCTTCCCCCGAGCACGTGCTCGCTGTAACGGATCGCTTCGCGGAAGTCGTTCAGGCGCAATCCATCACCGAGTTCGACATCAAAACGGTCGATGACGAGGAGCTCGCCGCCGACTACACACGCGATCTGCTCATCGCCTGCTTCAGCCACCCCGCCTACACCAGCTTCCTCCTATGGGGATTTTGGGAAGGCAGCCACTGGGAACCCACCGCCGCCTCGTGGAAAAAGGACTGGAGCATTCTCAAACGCGGCGAGGTTCTCGAGGAATGGCTCGGCAAGCGCTGGCGCACCGAAGTGACCCTGACCACCGATGCCGCAGGCCGCGTCCAATGGCGCGGGTTTCCCGGAACATACGAAATCAAGCTCACCGCCGATACAAGGGCTTCCGCCCGCTTTTCTGTTGGAATGTCCAAGCCCGAAGGCAACGCAACCCTTCCATCCCCATGA